A single genomic interval of Pomacea canaliculata isolate SZHN2017 linkage group LG5, ASM307304v1, whole genome shotgun sequence harbors:
- the LOC112564435 gene encoding LOW QUALITY PROTEIN: uncharacterized protein LOC112564435 (The sequence of the model RefSeq protein was modified relative to this genomic sequence to represent the inferred CDS: inserted 1 base in 1 codon) — protein METAAVDELANRGMDNQNTNQNEACVTPACIEVDISVENGVSGASDADSVVSEAAQPDEVKSDPIPSIVITPPTEDKEIMANKVTEIIAVSMDDSHIEEVTHSEQKEEEKPLEVASAVDTASDDDFEVICRCSSTPVSANNESQTCVSSPDKYGAAHVQEENAPRDGEQKEGDVHECIPNEAVSAARAQTVVYIQPQCFQQENNDGASLSVPSQEYATVHVTGTAAYDLGSVATFAQQAPVYSVSNSAVTYLSAQPSVAGTYSSFQQDGVCQAPIPNGYYAGGYVTRPDQSLMDSAQLGEVLASPNMDCGAQNHGDPSSTNFQHPPTEIQNFIYPSIYVSNAGLISVLLRHDMSVEMTVDRTIRVVSHQHMMAVATDSRGTSACLYHPALKVMQQGTTTDISTEAVRVHMGHDEVAFAVGNSKYRFDMHEVQPAPHAKFSDISKDQSVNLLFSSEGYGXSLVPQCLEVASKAEYANLPKGGVIVRINGVKVTQNGGGDVTVVTGAKFIRLSPSFGMTRLGNRFIDIEIERDWSSRVSRGPHCFLAGDRRFIISNGKLEVGVNEQGRFKVTQLQPHRPATPQQCLHPEQLARRVSSVTCTSSSSPRPSSVARAQSSRRRSAPVAVSR, from the exons ATGGAGACAGCAGCGGTGGACGAACTTGCCAACAGAGGTATGGATAACCAGAACACTAACCAGAACGAAGCGTGCGTGACGCCGGCGTGTATAGAGGTCGACATCTCAGTAGAGAATGGCGTTTCGGGCGCATCAGACGCCGACAGCGTGGTGTCGGAGGCAGCTCAACCAGACGAGGTAAAGTCAGACCCCATCCCATCCATTGTCATAACACCGCCCACCGAGGACAAGGAAATAATGGCCAACAAAGTGACGGAGATTATTGCAGTTTCCATGGACGACAGTCACATCGAAGAGGTAACGCATAGTgaacagaaagaggaagaaaaaccgTTGGAGGTGGCAAGTGCCGTGGACACGGCCAGCGACGACGATTTCGAAGTCATCTGTCGCTGCTCATCCACTCCGGTCTCAGCTAACAACGAGTCGCAGACGTGCGTTTCTTCTCCCGACAAATACGGCGCGGCCCATGTACAGGAAGAGAACGCCCCTAGAGATGGCGAACAAAAGGAAGGGGATGTTCATGAGTGCATCCCAAACGAGGCCGTCAGCGCTGCGCGGGCTCAGACTGTCGTGTACATTCAGCCGCAGTGCTTTCAACAAGAGAACAACGACGGGGCGAGTCTGTCTGTGCCGTCACAGGAGTACGCTACGGTCCACGTGACCGGCACGGCAGCGTATGACTTGGGATCCGTGGCCACATTCGCCCAGCAGGCCCCCGTCTACAGTGTCAGCAACAGCGCCGTGACCTACCTGAGTGCCCAACCATCCGTTGCGGGGACTTACTCTTCTTTCCAGCAGGACGGAGTGTGCCAGGCGCCCATCCCTAATGGCTACTACGCTGGTGGCTACGTCACTCGCCCTGACCAGTCCCTGATGGACAGCGCGCAGCTGGGCGAGGTGCTGGCTTCTCCGAACATGGACTGCGGGGCCCAAAACCACGGCGATCCTTCTAGTACCAACTTTCAGCACCCTCCCACCGAGatccaaaattttatttatccttccATATATGTCTCCAACGCAGGCCTCATTTCCGTGCTCTTGCGTCATGACATGTCCGTCGAGATGACGGTGGACCGCACGATCCGCGTGGTCAGTCACCAGCACATGATGGCCGTCGCCACGGACAGCCGCGGCACTTCCGCTTGTCTCTATCACCCTGCGCTTAAAGTCATGCAGCAGGGCACGACCACCGACATCAGCACGGAAGCGGTACGAGTGCACATGGGCCACGACGAAGTTGCTTTCGCCGTGGGCAACAGCAAGTACCGCTTCGACATGCATGAGGTGCAACCAGCACCGCACGCCAAGTTCTCTGACATCTCCAAAGACCAGTCTGTCAACCTCCTCTTCTCCTCCGAGGGCTACG AGAGTCTGGTGCCACAGTGCCTCGAGGTCGCCTCCAAAGCCGAGTACGCCAACCTGCCGAAAGGGGGCGTCATCGTGCGTATCAACGGAGTCAAAGTCACGCAGAACGGCGGGGGAGACGTGACAGTTGTGACGGGCGCCAAGTTTATCCGCCTGTCGCCCTCCTTCGGCATGACCCGTCTAGGCAACCGCTTCATCGACATCGAGATCGAGCGCGACTGGTCCTCACGCGTGTCACGCGGGCCGCACTGCTTTCTGGCCGGCGACCGACGCTTCATCATCTCGAACGGCAAGCTGGAGGTGGGCGTCAACGAGCAGGGCCGCTTCAAGGTGACCCAACTGCAGCCCCATCGCCCGGCCACCCCTCAGCAGTGTCTTCACCCCGAGCAGCTGGCGCGTCGCGTCAGCAGCGTCACCTGCACCTCCAGCAGCAGCCCGCGGCCCTCGTCGGTGGCGCGTGCGCAGTCGTCCAGAAGACGCAGTGCCCCCGTTGCCGTCTCTCGCTAG